CCTCAATTATTGCCATGATGGTAATAGCTGCTTGTCCACTAcatggggagacagagaaagaagggcTCACTCTGAGTGAAAGTCAGGCCCCGTCCTCTGGGAGCCCCTCATCTGAAATGGTCGTTCAGTCTGGACCCTCAGGAAGACCTTGGACTAAGGAGACCTCCTacccctgtcctcagggagcctCTGCTCTGAGTGTGATGTTTAGCTTTTAATCCTCAGGGTGGAGTGCCCATGGTCTTAGGGGTTACTCAGCCCCTAACCCCAAGGAGCttctatgggggtgggggggaacaaTGCCCCTGTCCTCAGAGAGTCCAGTGATCTTAATGTGATGTCCAGCATTTATCCCCATGGTACTTCTAGCCTGAGAATGTTCCTTGACCGCTAAGCCCATGAAGCCCCCTGTCTGAGGGGGAGATATTGGCCCTGTCCTCACGTAACTCCTGGTCTGAGGGGGTCCCACTTTCTCTGTCTTCCGGGAGCCTCTGGATTGAAGGGAACATATTGTCCCTGTCCTCGGGGAGCCCCTGATCTGAAATGGGAAGACAGCATCTGCCTTTCAGAGAGCTGGAgatataagaaagaaatagacCCCAGTCCTAATGGAATCCCTAGTCTGAACAGGACAGAGCTCAAGCCCTCAGGGAGCCCCTGGGCAGAGTCAGAGATAGGACCCTGCCTCCAGGGTCTGATAGaaaaatagtctttgccctcagaGACTCCCTAGTCTGGGGTGGGGTAGGAGGTACAAGCCTCACTCAAAGGAAGGGACCTTGTCCAAGTTGTTCTCCCCTTTAGGGAAACCCTTACGAATTCTAGGTGATGCTCCACAGTTCTCTGTATCCTCCCACAACTTCTAgtccccctaccccaccccaggTTAATGTTTGCTGCAGGTGTCAGACAAAGGTGGACAGGGGAAGTTTGTGACAAGCTGCAGCTCCCTTTCTCAGCTTTGCTAAGGACCCTGAGAAGGCTTAATTGCTGGGGTGATCCCTTAAGATCTACTATCCAAGGTGGGGCACAGGAGCACTGTGCTAACCAGGAATGGAAATCCTGTTCATTTAATTCCACAAATCTTTAGGAAGATACCACTGGATGcatagaaagattaaaaaaaaaaaagacagatccCTGACCTCAAGAGGCTTAAAATCTTTTGTTAGTtggtcttgtctgactcttcaagacctcatttggggttttcttggcaaagataatggagcaatttgccatttccttctccaacttattttgcagaagcaaacagagttaaatgactttcccagggtcacacagctagtaagtgtctgaagctagatttgaactcaggaagaggagtcttcatgactccaggcccagcatttcTTATTGCCCCCATAAAAAtctatagagataataataatttatattgccATGCCACTTTAATGTTTGTACAAAGAACTTTTCCCTACAACTTTGTGAGATCACTAGTGagagtattattattctcattttacagagatgaaaactgaggctcacattaatccatggtcacacagctagtaacacTTTATTTAGCATTCCTGGTTCTATGTTGCTTCTTCTCTCCTGTCAAAGCATCTGCTCTCTTCTAGATACCTGAATTCTCAAATACTCTCCTCAtatcctccccttctcttctctagggAAGGTTTCTCCATCCTGCAATAACTttgtctctccttctcccctaGGTTCTGTACATcaggaaaaggaagaggtaatcccttcattttttcctccccaGGCTTTCAGTGCCAGGAACAGagcaaagaggggaaaggaaacatGGGGAAACAACCAGgggcagagagaaacagagaacacacacacacacacacacacacacacacacacacacacacacgcgcgcgcgcacatGCACATGCATGCACGCATGCACGCATTGGCTTCTGGTGTTGGGGTGGGGATCAGATCCCTACCTGTAGTTCAGTACCCCCATGGTTATAGAAGTGGGGGCAGTACTTCTTCCTGGATCCCCAGTGAATCCTTTAGAAGAAAATACAAACCCTCCTTTCTCTACCCTCCCCTTGTCATCTTTTTTAGTCCAAACCtgagatttcatcagtgtaggaaaACTACCTTCTATCAGTGAAGACTGGAGTCTTCTTtgcaattaatatttatatatttctagcTTTAGAGGATTGTCTGGGCTACAGAGAAGTTGactaatttgcccaggattacacagccacTGTTAGTTGtagaacttgaattcaagtcttcataATTTGGAAGtccctctatccactggaccacatTGCCTCTCTTAGccctttaaagttttttttttaaacccttatctttcatcttagaatccatactgtgtattcattccaaggcagaagtgtgataagggctaggcaatggaggttcagtgacttgcccaggatcacacagctagaaagtgactgatgatggatttgaactcaggaagatgagccttcctggttccaggtccaatgccctatccactgccccatctAGCAGCCATACTGTCCTTTACCAGGCCCCTATTCTCATTGCTATCCCGCCCtgggtctctctgcctcaagcaGGAAGACTGCCTTGGAAACTGACAACTTCACCTTTGCTGCTTCACAATCTCAACTAAGTTCTCTCCTAACAATATGTTTTTGAAAAGTCAGTTGCTTTGTTCTCTTACTTTTATATAAGTCAAGCATGAAAGGCTCTTTACTgctggggaaaaaatgagaaatcataattgcccaaggtcacacagctaattaatatCAATGATGAAAGACAATTCAAACTGGGAGTCAGGTCACTTGGGTTCTAATTTTGATTTTGCCACCATCTTcctgcatgactttgggcaacaTCTTTTTTATTGCacttcagtttctctatctgaaaagaaaaatgaggaatgaCTTGTAAGGTACCTTTCTTCAGAGAGATGTATGTAGCACAGCTCAGAATGACACTTATAAAGTGGGAGTCAAGAGACCTGCTTCTGATTTAAGGCctttctcagctctgacattccgtGTTCTGTGTTCCATAGACTCTTCTTCTGATATTTACTTTCTTTGTTCTAaattccctctcagctctgattttctttgttccGTGTTATAAAGTTTCTTCTTCAGTCTctgacattctattttctttttttcaaaacacttaccttctgccttaggttctaaagcagaagaatggtaagggttaggcgatgggggttaagtgacttgcccagggtcacacagctaggaagtgtctgaggccacatttgaacccaagacctcccatctctgggtctagcTCTCACTCCACTGGGTGACCCAGCTGTCCCTCTGACACTCTATTTTCAAAGGTCTCTCCCAGGTCAGATATTATCTGTTTTATGTTCCAAGATTGACACTCTCCATTTTAAGGTCCTTATTAACTCTAACCATCTCACATCCTATGAATTCCAAAAGCAAACAAATGCTTATCATTAATATCTACTCCTTTGGTTCATGTTCAATATTGCTCCTTTCCATTCATGTGTAAGGCAGGGTTAACAGCCCCCTAGAACAGtaatgatgaacctatggcacaggtgttCTGggaactctctgtgggcacaggcaacccccccccccaagttaattactagaaaggcagagagacttgggctgagctgctctcctccccctctccatatttgataacatttttttgcgtcccccacccctctgcctagcagccaatgggagtacacagggggaaggtgggtggctcacaggcagcagagctggagaggagtgGAGAGCTTGggtcatcccctccccctctctatattcactgaggacattcctcacttcactcacccTTCTGCCtgcagcagcccaatgagagtggttctccctcccctgtgtggggtgggggagggcagggcaAGCCTGCCACTCAGTGGAGGGGACACAGCACAGTTGGGAGTAGGGCCCGGCACTCCATCTCTGAAAGTTTCACCATAGCTTCATTCAGGGATATATATTCCCTGTCATGTTTTGTAGCCAATTGATATCAAATGCTTATAGGCTATGGGATCTGGTCCTGAACAGCCATGGAAAGGTTTTCAGGGCTAAGCATATCATAGGAAGTCCTGCCCTCAGAGTGCCTGAGCAGAAACAAGGGCCTatgtatatttcattttcctgcCATCCCTCtaacttgttaaaaaaaatgggTAAGGGGAGATTGAAGGCAACTGTTGTTGGGTACTTATTAAGTTCATAAGTCTTAAAGCTAGTAAgaatcttctttcttatttatttttttatttgatttatctaaatttgataatggttggtttaagtctcccactaatatggttttactgtctatttcttccttcaattctcctagtttctccattagaaatttgggtgctatattatttggtgcatacatgttgattaatgatatttcctcattatctaaagtcccttttaacaaaatataattaccttccctatcccttttgatcaggtctatttttgctttggctttatcagatatcatgattaccactcctgccttctttctgtcattcgaggcccagaaggtcttactccatcctttaattctgaccttgtgggtgtcaacccgcctcatgtgtgtttcttgaagacaacatatggtagggttttggattctaatccattctgctattcgtctacattttatgggtgagttcatcccattcacgttcaaagttatgattgtcatttgtggactccctggcattttgatatccttccctaattctaaccttttcttcttcggctctaccttttagtccagtgatttactttgaattagtcccccttgtcccctcccttgatgtttccctttttagtccctccctttttgttccctccccctcctccctctctttccctccctttttgttttccctctctccctcccccccttggttttcccttctccctacccttgttgagtaagatagaattcaagatcccaatggatctggatgtttttccctctcagagttgatttccctgagattaaggtttaagtaaaaaaccctctcttcctctccttcttataggagttttcttcccctccccttctcatgtgaatctttgtgtgagaaagattattctatttggtctttctttaccccctatttatacattacattttccccacatgttagtatacatagattgatataaatgtagtccttatagaagagagtttgaataaaagaagaagataacatttttcccctttccttaatatttaccttttcaggtattccttgctctttgtttttcggtatcaaactttccacagagctctggtcttttctttgcaaaaagttggaaatcttctattttgttgaatgcccatactttcccttggaagtatatagtcagttttgctgggtagctgattcttggttgaagacccagctctcttgcctttctgaagatcatgttccatgccttacgatcattcagagtagaacttgcaaggtcttgtgtgaccctgattggcattcctttatatctaaattgtctttttctggcttcctgtaggattttttcttttgtttgagagctttggaatttggcaattacattcctgggagttgtcttttgggggtttagtgtagaaggtgttctgtgagctctgtcagtggctgtattacccccttgttctagaatctctgggcaattttctttgattatatcttgtatcacgatgtcgagtttggtgtttatttctggcttttctggaagtccaattattcttaaattatctcttctccctctattttccagatctgtcaccttgtcggtgagatattttatgttctcttctaatttcctggtattttggctttgctttattaattcttgctcttttacccgatcattgtcttccagttgcctgattctggcctttaaagcctggttttccttttcagtttggtcacaccggttttgtaaatgcgtgaatttcttttgcattatttcccacttttcctcccagaaggcttccatctttttggtcatttctgattcaaattcttcatgggtttgtggagagtttccatttcctttgaaaggtttcggagcattttcttgtgtatcatcttctatctcctctgtattttgtattttggctccgtagaatgtgtccaaagtcgccccttcttatttttcttgggattttggggcttctgtgcttctgtggagtttgccatctctgaatggggaggattagcttttcttatctctgtctggtattcagaggctttagtcctgggcagattgtccgttctatgagctttccctgggttaaactgagtatgccttaaggcagtgactttcactggagctggaatggaaggatctggCCAGGAGATTACACTCGCccccagctctctctgtttccctgctgtttgggtgccccctcaactggttgggttgctttccggaagttgctttcagaatagctggccctgaggctgtcttgcaggccctgagggttactgttgtttcagatgaccctgctctctgaggggggaggggccgcagcttcccggagccttggactctgcgctcctaccccttaggtccgagtgatctcgggttttggcttttgaggggggccataccttttgatccaggtccaggtccaggaggaggattcccagggtctatgttgttgatcattttgaattttggcgccctaggagcatatagtttaagatcggtagggaagggtttccggagatctgaactttagctttctctaagctgccatcttgacccgCAGCTAGTAAGAATCTTAGAAGCTATCTATTCAAACCTTCTCATTGATGGAGGAGAAAGCAGACCTAGAAAGCTAAAGGCTATTCAGCGAATAAGCAGAGGCatgattttaactcaagtctttaATCCAGTGCTGTTAGCCTGGGAAGCCTGAGAAAGGAAGGCCTGGGCTGTCCCTGGCTACCAGCAGCCATTGGTTCCCCCAACATATCCATTAGCAGGGCCATTTCTTAGGCTACTTACTAAAATGTTCAGCAACTAGCCAGGGAGGCTTTCACTGGCACCAGATTGGGGTCAGAGGAGAAAGGACCTCATATCCCACCCATCCCTCTGCTTCCAGGTTGGAGAAACTTCGTCACCAGCTTATGCCCATGTACAACTTTGACCCTACTGAGGAGCAAGATGAATTGGAGCAGGAGTTGCTAGAGCATGGACGAGATGCAGCCTCTGCTCAGGCTTCTCAAAACAAGGTATAGAAtccatcttccctccctccctccttccctccttctctcgctccctctcttccttccttcctgccttccttccttccctccctccttccttccttccttccttccttccttccttccttccttccttccttccttccttcctgccttccttccttccctccctccttccttccttccttccttccttccttccttccttccttccttccctccctccttccttccttccttccttccttccttccttccttccttccttccttccttccttccttccttccttccttccttccttccttccttccttccttccttccttccttccttccttccttccttccttcctcctttctccctccttccctttctttttaacatgtcaatacaatttttaataatcgttttctgacattttgtgatccatgttctctccctcctaccaCCCCTCCCCTGTCCCAAAAATGGTTGCTAATATTATATAAGTTgtgcatgtgttatcatacaatgcatatttttaaggtcatcatgttgtgaaacaaaacacatattgcttacactagggaAAAATCCATGGGacaaaataaagggaagaatggaCTACACCAAAGGACTTATAACCAAAAAGGCTACCACCGTAGAAGGAACTGAgagtctgaaggcagattgaagCATCCCactcttcccagaattttttctcTGCTTCCCCTGAAGTTTAGTTAAGCCTCAAGCCCTGCAGAAGTGAAGCTCAGTCTTGTAGCCAGGGGATAAGAAAGCAAGACTGACAAAGGAttcatctcatgtttctttgtaGGACTAAGCTTAGTGATAAGAATTTCACAAGGTCGAATGTCATTTTTGGTTGTGGTTGTCATCCTTCCATTCCCATTGTTATTATCATGTATGTTGCCTGGTTCCATTTACGATCAATTTGTAGAAGCCTTCTtatgcttctttgtattcatcatattcattattccttatgaTACAGTAATAATCTGTTACATTTGGATGTTCTGCTACATTCACGGACTACATTGTTTAGACATTCTCCCATCAATGATTATCTACTTTGTTGTCTTTAACATTTACTCACTGTGTAGCCTTGGAGAAAGTTTCTTTCTCTTGGACTCGAGCTTCCCCTTCTGCAACATGTTGAGTTTGGCCTGagtgatctccaaggtcctttccttctctctatgaCATTCTTCAATTTGCTATTTCCCCACAGATCCTGCTGACAAACCAGGGCCCAATGCAGAGACCCAGCCGACTGGTTTTCACTGATGTGGCCAACGCCATCAACGCTTGACTGATCGGTCCCAGACTTGGGATGCACAAGGAGGTCAATGGCCCTCACTGGCCAGCATTAACTCTTGTCAGCTGGTGGAAGTCCAGAATTGGCTCTGCTAGGAATGCTCTCTATCCATTCTATTCCTAGCCTACACATCGCTGCCTGATTTGGACATAAAATTGGCATCACAACCCAGCATGGAGAGAGATAGTGTCCCCATGATATAGGACAAAAGTGGGGCCTGAGATGTATGGGACCTCTCTGCTGGAGGCACCAACCAACTCTATGATTCACTGGTTCTCTGtacctccccttccctctttttctctccccttccaacCCTTTCTCCCTAGTCTCCAAGGAAATCACACCAGGCTAATACTTGACTTAAACTGATGATCACTGGAGTTGGAATCAATGAGCACAACATACTAAAACCTGGGTCAAGTTCAGTGGTCAGCTTTTGTGTGCGCATGTGGGAGGCCGGACTGGGAGAAGCTGAAGCCATCATATTTACAAAG
The window above is part of the Monodelphis domestica isolate mMonDom1 chromosome 7, mMonDom1.pri, whole genome shotgun sequence genome. Proteins encoded here:
- the C7H3orf18 gene encoding uncharacterized protein C3orf18 homolog, which gives rise to MSYSPASPRDLYRSSPPTQEPDLATTTEGAASESTTLSPETTSFNGTKIPDVASSGANMGTMLLSFGIITVIGLAMAMVLYIRKRKRLEKLRHQLMPMYNFDPTEEQDELEQELLEHGRDAASAQASQNKILLTNQGPMQRPSRLVFTDVANAINA